A genomic segment from Rubrobacter tropicus encodes:
- a CDS encoding CocE/NonD family hydrolase: MGLTWEILVQKNVPARMRDGTTLMSDVYRPAGEGEYPVLLTRLPYGKDLPRDATYFDPIKAAGAGYIVVVQDVRGRYASGGEFVPFVNEYEDGYDTVEWAARLPGSDGSVGMFGLSYFGKTQWQAAVMQPPSLKSMVPGVTWGNHLNGAQMRGGVQEVGLIHYWAQAAIAPDRLFRKYRKEPEKIGEKLPELVGVIDAILAGGGHDVLPLSGLPNPDGLVPFVRGGLERGVDDPSWDYLKMDDKYGRVDAPTFHIGGWYDCFIGETLRQYGAMKVRSSEAGMRPPRLLVGPWVHADFGSTFGDLDFGLGSMGAFVDYRGDLTDRHLRWLDATLKGDETALEAAPPVQIFVMGENRWRGYDEWPPPGSYTEDWHLRGGGELSREAGSSGEGPDTYDYDPKDPVPTLGGPTLLAPIHRPGARDQRDIERRPDVLTYTSEPLTEDYTVLGPVYATLFASSSAPDTDFVARLVDVYPDGRAIGLCDGIVRASARESYPAPGVINPTTPSPIEPGEVYEYCVDLWATGNTFKVGHRLRVEVTSSSHPRWERNLNTGESAVHSDRSEVARQAVFHDSGRPSRVTLTVVRG; this comes from the coding sequence TTGGGGCTGACGTGGGAGATCCTGGTCCAGAAGAACGTGCCGGCGCGGATGCGCGACGGCACCACCCTGATGTCAGACGTCTACCGTCCGGCGGGGGAAGGCGAGTACCCGGTCCTGCTGACCCGGTTGCCCTACGGCAAGGACCTTCCCCGGGATGCCACTTATTTCGACCCGATCAAGGCCGCTGGCGCCGGTTACATTGTCGTCGTCCAGGACGTCAGGGGACGCTACGCCTCCGGGGGCGAGTTCGTGCCTTTCGTCAACGAGTACGAGGACGGGTACGACACCGTCGAATGGGCGGCAAGGCTACCCGGCTCGGACGGCAGCGTTGGGATGTTCGGCCTCTCGTACTTCGGGAAGACCCAGTGGCAGGCGGCCGTCATGCAGCCGCCTTCATTGAAGAGCATGGTGCCTGGGGTGACGTGGGGGAACCACCTCAACGGGGCGCAGATGAGGGGCGGGGTACAGGAGGTCGGGCTCATCCATTACTGGGCCCAGGCGGCGATCGCCCCGGACAGGCTCTTCCGCAAGTACCGCAAGGAACCGGAGAAGATCGGGGAGAAGCTGCCCGAGCTCGTGGGCGTCATAGACGCCATTCTCGCCGGCGGCGGCCATGACGTGCTGCCGCTCTCCGGGTTGCCCAACCCGGACGGCCTCGTGCCGTTCGTCCGGGGCGGCCTGGAGCGGGGGGTGGACGACCCGAGCTGGGACTACCTCAAGATGGACGACAAATACGGCCGCGTGGACGCCCCGACCTTCCACATCGGCGGCTGGTACGACTGCTTTATCGGGGAGACGCTTCGCCAGTACGGGGCCATGAAGGTCCGCTCGAGCGAGGCCGGTATGCGCCCGCCGCGCCTGCTCGTCGGGCCCTGGGTCCACGCGGACTTCGGCAGCACCTTCGGCGACCTGGACTTCGGCCTCGGCTCGATGGGCGCGTTCGTGGACTACCGCGGCGACCTGACCGACAGGCACCTCCGCTGGTTAGACGCGACCCTCAAGGGCGACGAAACCGCCCTCGAAGCCGCGCCGCCCGTCCAAATCTTCGTGATGGGCGAGAACCGCTGGCGCGGCTACGACGAGTGGCCGCCGCCCGGCTCGTACACCGAGGACTGGCACCTGCGGGGCGGCGGGGAACTCTCGCGGGAAGCCGGCAGTAGCGGCGAAGGGCCGGACACCTACGACTACGACCCGAAAGACCCGGTCCCCACCCTCGGCGGCCCGACCCTGCTGGCCCCCATCCACCGCCCCGGCGCCCGAGACCAGAGAGATATAGAACGACGCCCCGACGTCCTCACCTACACGAGCGAGCCGCTCACGGAAGACTACACCGTGCTCGGCCCCGTCTACGCGACGCTCTTCGCGTCCTCCTCGGCGCCGGATACGGACTTCGTGGCAAGGCTCGTGGACGTGTACCCCGACGGCCGGGCCATCGGGCTCTGCGACGGCATCGTCCGGGCTAGCGCCAGGGAGAGCTACCCCGCCCCCGGCGTCATCAACCCGACCACTCCCTCCCCCATCGAGCCGGGCGAGGTCTACGAGTACTGCGTGGACCTCTGGGCGACCGGCAACACCTTCAAGGTCGGCCACAGGTTGAGGGTAGAGGTCACGTCGAGCTCGCATCCCAGGTGGGAGCGGAACCTCAACACGGGCGAGAGCGCCGTCCATTCGGACCGCTCCGAGGTCGCGCGCCAGGCCGTCTTTCACGACTCCGGGCGTCCGAGCAGGGTCACGTTGACGGTGGTTAGGGGGTAG
- a CDS encoding PPOX class F420-dependent oxidoreductase, with the protein MAENSIAGAREQPNAPAFAALAREKYVLLTTFRRDGVGVGTPVHVAVEGDLAYFRTWDTTWKLKRIRNNPQVEVAPSTFRGRQTGPGIRARARILAGAESARAGALISRKHPILHGFLIPLVHRIKGNETMHVELMADS; encoded by the coding sequence ATGGCCGAAAACAGCATCGCCGGGGCACGGGAACAACCTAACGCTCCGGCCTTCGCGGCTCTCGCGCGCGAGAAGTACGTCCTGCTCACGACCTTCAGGCGCGACGGTGTTGGGGTCGGCACCCCGGTCCACGTGGCCGTCGAAGGGGATCTGGCCTACTTCCGCACCTGGGACACGACCTGGAAGCTGAAGCGCATCCGCAATAACCCTCAAGTTGAGGTAGCGCCTTCGACGTTCCGCGGTAGGCAGACCGGGCCCGGCATCCGCGCCAGGGCCAGGATACTCGCCGGCGCGGAATCGGCGCGGGCCGGGGCTTTGATCTCTCGCAAGCACCCGATCCTGCACGGGTTCCTGATCCCACTCGTCCACCGCATCAAAGGCAACGAAACCATGCACGTAGAACTGATGGCCGATAGCTGA
- a CDS encoding oxidoreductase — protein MAVSRSVLITGCSTGIGRATAEHLAAAGWKVYATARDVEKIGALAERGCEILPLDVTDEASMRAAVEEVERREGAVGVLVNNAGYSQSGAVEEVSMEKVRRQFETNVFGLVRMCQLVLPGMRRQGRGRIVNISSMGGKLTFPGGGYYHATKYAVESISDALRFEVAGFGVKVVVVEPGLIRTNFADAATGSMEAPTGSGPYAGFSAAVAKATKDNYERGPILKLGGGPETVAATIERAITADKPRTRYAVTPSAHLFIWLRRLLPDRAWDAVVRTVYPQPGR, from the coding sequence GTGGCGGTATCGAGATCCGTCCTGATCACGGGCTGCTCCACGGGCATCGGCCGCGCGACGGCAGAACACCTGGCGGCCGCGGGCTGGAAGGTCTACGCCACGGCCCGCGACGTCGAGAAGATAGGGGCTCTCGCCGAACGCGGGTGTGAGATCCTACCTCTAGACGTTACGGACGAGGCCTCCATGCGCGCCGCCGTGGAAGAGGTCGAGAGGCGCGAGGGGGCCGTCGGCGTCCTCGTCAACAACGCGGGCTACAGCCAGTCCGGCGCCGTCGAGGAGGTCTCGATGGAGAAGGTGCGCCGGCAGTTCGAGACGAACGTGTTCGGGCTGGTGAGGATGTGCCAGCTCGTGCTGCCCGGGATGCGGCGGCAGGGCCGGGGCAGGATCGTCAACATCTCCTCCATGGGCGGGAAGCTCACCTTCCCCGGGGGCGGCTACTACCACGCCACCAAATACGCCGTCGAATCCATAAGCGACGCCCTCCGCTTCGAGGTCGCGGGCTTCGGCGTAAAGGTAGTAGTCGTCGAGCCTGGCCTGATACGCACCAACTTCGCCGACGCCGCGACGGGCTCGATGGAAGCGCCCACAGGCTCGGGTCCCTACGCCGGCTTCAGCGCGGCCGTGGCGAAGGCTACGAAGGACAACTACGAACGGGGCCCTATCCTCAAGCTCGGCGGCGGCCCCGAAACGGTGGCGGCGACTATTGAACGCGCCATAACCGCCGACAAGCCCCGCACCCGCTACGCCGTCACGCCCTCGGCCCACCTCTTCATCTGGCTCCGCCGCCTCCTGCCCGACCGCGCCTGGGATGCCGTGGTAAGGACCGTGTACCCTCAACCAGGGAGATAG
- a CDS encoding SDR family NAD(P)-dependent oxidoreductase, with protein sequence MQIEGRTFLVAGGGSGLGAATALMLENAGANVVIADLKLDDAVGRARFVETDVTDEGSVKAAVQAALENGPVHGAVNCAGVAIAEKTLGRNGPHSLESFSKVVQVNLIGTFNVVRLAAEAMVGNEPGEDGGRGVIVNTASVAAFDGQIGQVAYAASKGGVVSMTLPLAREFARSGIRVATIAPGIFDTPMMAGLPEEARESLGNQVPFPSRLGRPEEYAALVRHIVENDMLNGEVIRLDGAIRMAPR encoded by the coding sequence GTGCAGATCGAAGGCCGCACCTTCCTCGTGGCCGGCGGAGGCTCGGGCCTCGGCGCCGCCACCGCCCTCATGCTCGAAAACGCCGGCGCGAACGTAGTCATCGCCGACCTGAAACTGGACGACGCCGTAGGCCGGGCCCGCTTCGTAGAGACCGACGTCACCGACGAGGGCAGCGTGAAGGCCGCCGTGCAGGCGGCTTTGGAGAACGGTCCCGTCCACGGCGCGGTCAATTGCGCGGGCGTCGCCATCGCGGAGAAGACCCTCGGCAGAAACGGTCCCCATTCCCTGGAGTCCTTTTCGAAGGTCGTGCAGGTGAACCTGATTGGCACGTTCAACGTCGTGCGGCTCGCGGCGGAGGCGATGGTTGGGAACGAACCGGGCGAGGACGGGGGGCGGGGTGTGATCGTCAACACCGCCAGCGTCGCGGCTTTCGACGGGCAGATCGGGCAGGTCGCCTACGCCGCCTCCAAGGGCGGCGTCGTCTCGATGACGCTGCCCCTCGCCCGCGAGTTCGCCAGGTCCGGCATCAGGGTCGCCACAATAGCCCCGGGCATCTTCGACACGCCAATGATGGCCGGGTTGCCCGAAGAGGCGAGGGAATCCCTCGGCAACCAGGTTCCGTTTCCCTCGCGGCTCGGCAGGCCCGAGGAGTACGCGGCGCTCGTCAGGCACATCGTGGAGAACGACATGCTTAACGGGGAGGTAATCCGTCTGGACGGCGCCATCCGGATGGCACCACGTTGA